A genome region from Pseudorca crassidens isolate mPseCra1 chromosome 20, mPseCra1.hap1, whole genome shotgun sequence includes the following:
- the LOC137215720 gene encoding small ribosomal subunit protein uS10-like, protein MAAEPARQDTGKTPVEPEVAIHWIRITLTSRNVKSLKKVCADLSRGAKEKNLKVKGPVRMPTKTLRITTRKTPCGEGSNTWDRFQMRIHKRLTDLHSPSEIVKQITSISIEPGVEAEVTIADA, encoded by the coding sequence atggccgctgagcctgcgcgtcaagATACTGGGAAGACTCCCGTGGAGCCCGAGGTGGCGATTCACTGGATTAGAATCACCCTCACCAGCCGCAACGTGAAGTCTTTGAAGAAGGTATGTGCTGATCTGAGCAGAGGCGCGAAGGAAAAGAATCTCAAAGTGAAAGGACCAGTTCGGATGCCTACCAAGACTCTGAGAATAACTACAAGGAAAACTCCTTGTGGTGAAGGTTCTAATACTTGGGATCGTTTCCAGATGAGGATCCACAAGCGACTCACTGACCTGCACAGTCCTTCTGAGATTGTCAAGCAGATCACTTCCATCAGTATTGAGCCAGGAGTCGAGGCTGAAGTCACCATTGCAGATGCTTAa